The following coding sequences are from one Treponema bryantii window:
- a CDS encoding ABC transporter ATP-binding protein: protein MLKQIRRIIKLADKYKGKIRIAYLFSFLNSYFTYFPYMLSLFVIKALFEKTMNYKTVAVISGILIFCLLGQVLFRYLSDRFQSTAGYELFADLRMKLGDRLKKIPMGFFSDGNIGKISTILSIDMQFIESNCMNMIADFAGDFCSQIMTVSFMFILHPYLGVVSLVITALIVLTGNLCMKHEQSEADKKQELNEELSEQVLEYIEGMSVIKSYNMLESESNELDKSFVHMKDECLELEKKVTPGLRMIESLNILGITIITGLGIYLYKIGSIDLYRTLGISIFSFGIFRPVREMYLQVTRIAVMNSSLNRMEELFNLELLDETDIEKIPDNCSAGIPEIEYKNVSFSYEEEAVLKNISLEVPPKTMAALTGPSGGGKSTIANLLTRFWDIKEGEILIRGCDIRKVPLNNLMDNISVVFQRVYLFKDTIFNNVRMGKPSATREEVLECLKKARCMDFINKLPFGIDTVIGEGGASLSGGEAQRISIARCILKDSPIIILDEATASVDADNEAYIQQAIDELCAGKTLLVIAHRLNTIKNANAVYKIENGNLSKIR from the coding sequence ATGCTTAAACAAATCCGGCGAATTATAAAACTGGCAGATAAGTACAAAGGTAAAATCAGAATTGCATATCTCTTTTCATTTTTAAATTCATATTTCACCTACTTTCCCTATATGCTCAGTCTTTTTGTAATCAAAGCGCTATTTGAAAAAACAATGAATTATAAAACTGTCGCTGTAATTTCGGGCATCTTAATTTTTTGTCTATTGGGACAGGTTTTATTCAGATATCTTTCTGACAGATTTCAGTCTACAGCAGGCTACGAACTTTTTGCAGATCTCAGAATGAAACTTGGCGACAGACTTAAAAAGATTCCTATGGGATTTTTTTCTGATGGAAATATTGGGAAAATCAGTACAATACTTTCAATTGATATGCAATTTATTGAGAGCAACTGTATGAACATGATTGCTGATTTTGCTGGAGATTTCTGCTCTCAGATTATGACCGTAAGCTTTATGTTTATACTTCATCCTTATCTTGGTGTGGTTTCTTTGGTTATCACTGCCCTCATTGTTTTAACAGGAAACCTTTGCATGAAGCACGAGCAGAGCGAAGCAGATAAAAAACAGGAACTGAATGAAGAATTATCTGAACAGGTTCTGGAATATATTGAAGGAATGAGCGTTATAAAATCTTACAATATGCTCGAATCAGAATCTAACGAACTGGACAAATCTTTTGTTCACATGAAAGATGAATGTCTCGAACTTGAAAAGAAAGTGACTCCAGGACTTAGAATGATTGAAAGCTTGAATATTCTTGGAATTACAATAATTACAGGGCTTGGAATTTATCTTTACAAAATAGGAAGTATTGATTTATACCGTACTCTCGGTATCAGTATTTTTTCTTTTGGGATTTTCAGACCAGTTAGAGAAATGTATCTTCAGGTTACAAGAATTGCAGTTATGAACAGCAGCCTGAACCGAATGGAAGAATTGTTTAATCTTGAGTTATTAGATGAAACTGATATTGAAAAGATTCCGGACAATTGTTCAGCGGGTATTCCCGAAATTGAATATAAGAATGTTTCGTTCTCTTATGAAGAAGAAGCTGTTCTGAAAAATATTTCACTTGAAGTTCCACCAAAAACTATGGCAGCTTTAACTGGACCTTCGGGTGGAGGCAAAAGTACAATTGCAAATCTTCTTACCAGATTCTGGGATATTAAGGAAGGTGAAATTTTAATTCGAGGCTGCGACATTCGTAAAGTTCCATTAAATAATCTTATGGACAATATCAGTGTTGTATTTCAGCGTGTCTATTTATTCAAAGATACAATTTTCAATAACGTGCGTATGGGAAAGCCTTCTGCTACTCGTGAAGAAGTTCTTGAATGTCTGAAGAAAGCACGTTGTATGGATTTTATAAATAAACTTCCGTTTGGAATTGATACAGTAATTGGCGAAGGCGGAGCAAGTCTTTCTGGTGGTGAGGCACAGCGTATTTCTATTGCAAGATGTATTCTGAAAGACTCCCCTATCATTATTCTTGATGAAGCAACAGCAAGTGTTGATGCGGATAATGAAGCTTATATTCAGCAGGCAATTGATGAACTTTGTGCTGGTAAAACTTTACTGGTTATTGCACACAGATTAAACACAATTAAAAATGCAAATGCAGTATATAAAATTGAAAATGGTAATTTAAGCAAAATCAGATAA
- a CDS encoding energy-coupling factor transporter ATPase produces the protein MIKIDDVSFSYSGKAKNQNCLKHINLEIKDGEFIVLCGKSGCGKTTFTRIINGLAPHFYDGQMEGHVFINDIDVPREPITKISTLVGSVFQNPKSQFFHIDTTSELVFGCENQNMNKEKMKAQLESTVADFQIQPLLDRSLFELSGGEKQQIACGSVYTASPDIFVMDEPTSNLDKKAINRLQKILTKLKSEGKTIIVSEHRLYFLMDLADRFIYLKDGQIEREFTNAQMKALSEEELHKLGLRTTNLNLIRATPVSVRNKQSAISVSDLSCQRGNSTILDIDDLKLPAKSVIALIGDNGTGKSTFAEALCGTLKSNGTISLDNEVLSDKQRAEKSFMVMQDVNHQLFCDSVLQELKLNNKVSDEEACSVLRKLGIEEYKDRHPSSLSGGQKQRVAIASALCSGKKIIYYDEPTSGLDFEGMQNFSKIVKETDSEVEASVIITHDLELILSCCDYVVHIERGRLVSAYPLDKEGIAKVRYFFTTESEEAFTQKRDNSSSIVRLINRMGKYRKYFYGAIVCMVLGVLASIVPYLMIYKITDGLLNSVSFNLKTIAIILSGILGGGLLHIFLYTQGLSLSHKAAFNTLKELRIQLKEKLNKQSLGTIRQIGTGALKKLFTDDIESIEIILAHAIPEGLSNLLVSVIVIVFMFQINWLLALTSILVIPIGLKCMTKMYRDGTERMGGYFAAAKRMNNSIIEFINGIEVVKVFNYQEESYKNYESGVLNYKNLSLIWYKVCWPWITLYTSLLPNMLLFTLPLGSIAVMTGQATLAQLILIICLSLATGSNLLRALSFMASMTQVNYKIQSLESVLDRTPLKEGHADFSDKSEKTDSSEDITFENVHFSYKDKEVLKDISFTAKAGEMTAIVGESGSGKSTIARLIAHQYDTDGGDISLGGKKITDLSLSALNKKISFVSQEVFLFNRTIMDNIRIGNPSATNEMVKQAAKIASCDEFIEKLPGGYMAMVGDAGKRLSGGERQRIALARAILKDAPIIILDEATSSIDIENEEKINRAIEKIIENKTVIVIAHKLSALKNVNKIVLIKDGKVIEEGPANEIMNRSDYFKKLYKLSVNADNWKVGNQIFTKME, from the coding sequence ATGATTAAAATTGATGATGTTTCATTCTCATATTCTGGAAAGGCAAAAAATCAAAATTGTCTTAAACATATAAATCTTGAAATTAAGGATGGTGAATTTATTGTTTTGTGCGGCAAAAGTGGCTGTGGAAAAACAACCTTCACCAGAATTATAAATGGTCTTGCCCCTCACTTTTATGATGGGCAAATGGAAGGCCATGTTTTTATAAATGATATAGATGTTCCCCGCGAGCCAATCACAAAAATTTCCACTCTCGTAGGCTCCGTTTTTCAAAATCCAAAAAGTCAGTTCTTCCATATTGATACTACAAGTGAACTTGTGTTCGGTTGTGAAAATCAAAATATGAATAAAGAAAAAATGAAAGCTCAGCTTGAAAGTACTGTTGCAGATTTTCAGATTCAGCCTTTGCTGGACAGAAGTCTTTTTGAGCTTTCTGGTGGAGAAAAGCAGCAGATTGCATGCGGTTCAGTTTATACAGCCAGCCCTGATATTTTTGTAATGGACGAGCCTACTTCGAATCTCGATAAAAAAGCTATAAACCGTCTCCAAAAGATTCTGACAAAATTAAAGAGCGAAGGAAAAACCATCATTGTTTCTGAGCATCGTCTTTATTTTCTGATGGATCTGGCAGACCGTTTTATTTATCTGAAAGACGGGCAAATTGAAAGAGAATTTACAAACGCCCAGATGAAAGCTCTTAGTGAAGAGGAGCTGCATAAACTTGGACTCAGAACTACAAATCTTAATTTAATCAGGGCAACTCCTGTTTCGGTTCGGAATAAACAATCGGCAATTTCTGTCAGCGATTTATCGTGTCAGCGCGGCAACTCAACAATTCTTGATATAGATGATTTAAAGCTTCCTGCAAAAAGTGTCATTGCCTTGATTGGTGATAACGGAACAGGAAAAAGTACCTTCGCAGAAGCCCTTTGCGGAACCTTAAAATCAAACGGAACTATTTCTTTGGATAATGAAGTTTTGAGTGATAAGCAGAGAGCTGAAAAAAGTTTTATGGTTATGCAGGATGTAAATCATCAGCTTTTCTGTGACTCTGTTCTTCAGGAGTTAAAACTTAATAACAAGGTAAGCGACGAAGAAGCCTGTTCTGTTCTTAGAAAACTGGGAATTGAAGAATATAAAGACCGGCACCCTTCATCTCTTTCGGGCGGACAAAAGCAGCGGGTTGCAATAGCCTCTGCCCTATGCTCTGGCAAAAAGATTATTTATTATGATGAACCAACAAGCGGTCTGGACTTTGAGGGAATGCAGAACTTTTCAAAAATCGTAAAAGAAACTGATTCTGAAGTTGAAGCCTCGGTTATCATTACTCATGATTTAGAACTCATATTAAGTTGTTGTGATTATGTAGTACATATAGAACGAGGTCGGCTTGTTTCCGCATATCCTCTGGATAAAGAAGGTATTGCTAAAGTCAGATATTTTTTTACAACAGAAAGCGAAGAAGCCTTTACACAAAAACGAGATAATTCCTCTTCAATTGTTCGTCTTATAAACCGAATGGGAAAATACAGAAAATATTTTTATGGAGCAATTGTCTGTATGGTGCTCGGAGTTCTTGCAAGCATTGTTCCTTATCTTATGATTTATAAAATCACAGATGGTCTTCTCAATTCAGTTTCCTTTAACTTAAAAACGATTGCAATTATTTTGAGTGGAATTCTTGGAGGCGGTTTACTTCATATCTTTTTGTATACCCAGGGACTTTCTCTTTCTCACAAAGCCGCCTTTAACACATTAAAAGAATTAAGAATCCAATTAAAAGAAAAACTAAACAAACAGTCGTTAGGAACAATAAGACAGATTGGAACCGGAGCCCTAAAAAAACTCTTTACGGATGACATCGAAAGTATAGAAATCATTCTTGCACATGCAATTCCAGAAGGACTTTCAAATCTTCTTGTGTCTGTAATCGTAATTGTTTTTATGTTCCAGATAAACTGGCTTCTTGCACTAACCTCAATTCTCGTAATTCCAATCGGTTTGAAATGTATGACAAAAATGTACCGTGACGGAACAGAAAGAATGGGTGGTTATTTTGCAGCAGCTAAAAGAATGAATAATTCCATCATAGAATTTATAAATGGAATTGAAGTTGTAAAAGTTTTTAATTATCAGGAAGAATCTTACAAGAATTACGAATCTGGTGTTTTAAACTATAAGAACCTCAGTCTCATATGGTACAAGGTCTGCTGGCCATGGATTACACTTTATACAAGTCTTCTTCCAAATATGCTTTTATTTACACTGCCGCTTGGTTCTATTGCCGTTATGACAGGACAGGCTACACTTGCACAATTGATTTTGATTATCTGTCTCTCGCTTGCAACCGGCTCAAATCTTTTGCGTGCACTTTCATTTATGGCTTCCATGACTCAGGTGAATTATAAGATTCAGTCACTGGAAAGCGTTTTAGACAGAACGCCTTTGAAAGAAGGTCATGCTGATTTTTCAGATAAATCAGAAAAGACGGATAGCTCTGAAGATATTACTTTTGAAAATGTTCATTTCTCGTATAAAGATAAGGAAGTTTTAAAAGATATTTCATTTACGGCAAAAGCAGGTGAGATGACAGCAATTGTCGGAGAATCTGGAAGCGGTAAGTCTACAATTGCAAGACTCATAGCTCATCAATATGACACAGACGGCGGCGATATTTCCTTAGGCGGAAAGAAAATTACCGACCTTAGTCTTTCTGCTCTTAATAAAAAAATCTCCTTTGTTTCACAGGAAGTTTTCCTCTTCAACAGAACCATCATGGATAATATCAGAATTGGAAATCCATCTGCGACAAACGAAATGGTTAAACAGGCTGCAAAGATTGCTTCATGTGATGAGTTTATAGAAAAACTCCCTGGCGGTTATATGGCTATGGTCGGTGATGCCGGAAAAAGACTTTCAGGCGGTGAACGTCAGCGCATTGCACTTGCACGGGCAATTCTAAAAGACGCCCCAATCATAATTCTTGATGAAGCAACCTCTTCTATTGATATTGAAAACGAAGAAAAGATAAATCGTGCTATCGAAAAAATCATAGAAAATAAAACAGTAATTGTAATTGCACATAAATTAAGTGCGCTAAAAAACGTGAACAAAATAGTTTTGATAAAAGATGGGAAAGTTATTGAAGAAGGCCCTGCGAATGAGATTATGAACAGGAGTGATTATTTCAAAAAACTGTATAAGCTTTCTGTAAATGCTGATAACTGGAAAGTTGGAAATCAAATCTTTACAAAAATGGAGTAG
- a CDS encoding energy-coupling factor transporter transmembrane component T, producing MFSSNNNSILKLDPRTKLVILLGTMFFSLRNLSVVPAIICIAFLGIIIFLEGEGFTAIKYFIGCSIVLLIFHGVTKSTVTSTLDMIGAAIMVMIKFICPIAMALALFTKTTKMADLISSFQKLHLPMTFVIPFIVMIRFMPTVSDEWESIKKAMLFRGIKFDLRNLLLKPAQTIEYILVPLLFSSMSLMEELASSAMARGLDSNQKRSCYSAVKMKFFDYLVIILFLGFIVISLVKFQ from the coding sequence ATGTTCTCATCAAATAATAATTCGATATTAAAACTTGATCCAAGAACAAAGCTTGTAATTTTGCTGGGTACAATGTTTTTCTCCCTCAGAAATCTCAGCGTTGTACCCGCAATAATCTGCATTGCCTTTCTTGGAATTATTATATTTTTAGAAGGTGAAGGCTTTACCGCCATCAAATATTTTATTGGCTGTTCTATAGTTCTTTTGATATTTCATGGTGTTACAAAAAGCACTGTCACCTCTACTCTCGATATGATTGGTGCCGCCATAATGGTGATGATAAAATTCATCTGTCCGATTGCAATGGCGCTCGCACTATTTACAAAAACTACAAAAATGGCAGATTTAATTTCTTCATTTCAAAAACTTCATCTGCCAATGACGTTTGTAATTCCCTTTATCGTAATGATTCGTTTTATGCCTACAGTTTCTGATGAATGGGAAAGTATAAAAAAAGCAATGCTGTTTCGCGGCATAAAATTTGATCTCCGAAATCTTTTGCTGAAACCAGCTCAAACAATCGAATATATTCTGGTTCCTCTATTATTCAGTTCAATGTCTTTGATGGAAGAACTCGCATCTTCTGCAATGGCACGTGGACTCGACAGCAATCAAAAAAGAAGCTGCTATTCTGCTGTCAAAATGAAATTCTTTGATTACCTGGTTATTATTTTATTTTTAGGATTCATAGTAATAAGCCTTGTAAAATTTCAGTGA
- a CDS encoding MptD family putative ECF transporter S component: MGDIVEKSKTKKLTVKDLIFAGAFAAIYLIAVLAIMMLVGSVPILYVMCPGILGVLLGSIYLLSVTKVRKFGAALIIELLFACISTGFDPIAFTVCVVSALLAEICILIGRYKSKLWYAISYVFFNIGTAANFIRIFFAKDAYIENLQKRAGGSFADGMVKLLSPWWSWIMIIGLAVVGGIIGAFIGSKLIKKHFEKAEIV, from the coding sequence ATGGGTGATATAGTTGAAAAGTCAAAGACTAAAAAATTAACCGTCAAAGATTTGATTTTCGCCGGCGCTTTTGCCGCAATTTATCTGATTGCAGTTCTGGCAATTATGATGCTTGTTGGCTCTGTTCCTATTCTTTATGTTATGTGCCCGGGTATTCTTGGAGTTCTTTTAGGTTCTATTTACCTGCTTAGCGTAACAAAGGTAAGAAAGTTCGGTGCTGCTCTTATTATTGAACTTCTTTTCGCATGCATTTCTACAGGCTTTGATCCAATTGCTTTTACTGTATGCGTTGTTTCTGCCCTACTCGCAGAAATCTGTATTTTGATTGGAAGATATAAATCTAAACTCTGGTATGCAATTTCTTATGTTTTCTTCAACATTGGAACTGCCGCAAACTTTATCAGAATCTTTTTTGCAAAGGATGCTTATATCGAAAATCTTCAGAAACGTGCCGGCGGAAGTTTTGCAGATGGAATGGTAAAACTTCTCTCTCCATGGTGGTCATGGATTATGATTATAGGCCTTGCCGTAGTTGGTGGAATCATCGGAGCGTTTATCGGTTCTAAGTTAATTAAAAAGCATTTTGAAAAAGCTGAAATTGTTTAA
- a CDS encoding exonuclease domain-containing protein — protein MTNKALCEDSQLSLFDDEPDVKKQSLDYITIDFETANQYGNSAISVGLVRYIDGKEADCMYELICPPNDYFVQEWIDQIHHLTYEDVKNAPKFPEVWDNKVRPFIEKTPGLPLVAHNAKFDMGVIWDACSFYHHKLPGYNYFCSLQIAKKVWPEYEKHALTFLGEKFGITYLAHEALEDSRTCGLVVALAAQKMKARTVQELLDKCKNKMERI, from the coding sequence ATGACTAACAAGGCATTGTGTGAAGATTCTCAGTTATCACTTTTTGATGATGAACCTGATGTAAAAAAACAAAGTTTAGATTATATAACAATAGATTTTGAAACAGCTAATCAATATGGCAACAGTGCAATTTCAGTTGGTCTTGTCCGCTATATAGATGGGAAAGAAGCAGATTGCATGTATGAGTTGATTTGTCCGCCAAACGATTATTTTGTTCAGGAATGGATAGATCAGATTCATCATCTGACTTATGAAGATGTAAAAAATGCTCCAAAGTTTCCAGAAGTCTGGGATAACAAGGTACGGCCATTTATAGAAAAAACACCTGGACTTCCACTGGTTGCTCATAATGCAAAATTTGATATGGGTGTAATTTGGGATGCCTGCAGTTTTTATCATCATAAATTACCGGGATATAATTATTTTTGTTCACTTCAGATTGCAAAAAAGGTATGGCCGGAATATGAAAAGCATGCGCTTACATTTCTTGGCGAAAAGTTTGGGATAACATATCTTGCTCATGAAGCACTCGAAGATTCAAGAACCTGCGGATTAGTTGTTGCGCTTGCTGCTCAAAAAATGAAAGCTCGGACAGTACAAGAACTCTTAGATAAATGCAAGAATAAAATGGAGAGAATTTAA
- a CDS encoding AraC family transcriptional regulator produces MKNQIVVPNVYNSSPDEFFDGTAFIPKEIGDLKLLRKECRNQIVYYDWNLSFKDKTFASRPDNFGRDEIQIIFNINQKIDWQVDSAHETVNMLPGEVCVFRNKNYATSMNYEGDKNFQFKSLQMTTDFFETLLSRYFDSDKIEMGKSLFLTHVTKTAITADMFKVLSEIDSAEKYHEFKGVYVEAKLIELIALVLHGIFYNKTSMIERNKTIAEGNQSDIAQIEALHHRIQFNPADDYKVPQLAINLSMSESKLTRLFRSLYGTSIHQYIQDQRLENAARLISSKEVNVSEAALQSGYTNMSWFSKEFQKKFGLTPKKFSMLKNAVTENC; encoded by the coding sequence ATGAAAAATCAGATTGTTGTACCAAATGTCTATAATTCTTCACCAGATGAGTTTTTTGACGGAACTGCTTTTATTCCAAAAGAGATTGGAGACCTCAAACTTCTTCGAAAGGAATGTCGTAATCAGATTGTTTATTATGACTGGAATCTAAGTTTTAAAGATAAAACTTTTGCAAGCCGTCCGGATAATTTCGGGAGAGATGAGATTCAGATTATCTTCAACATTAATCAAAAAATTGACTGGCAGGTAGACAGTGCCCATGAAACTGTAAACATGCTGCCAGGTGAGGTTTGTGTTTTCAGAAACAAGAATTACGCAACCTCTATGAATTATGAAGGAGATAAAAATTTTCAGTTCAAAAGTCTTCAAATGACAACTGATTTTTTTGAAACTCTTCTTTCCCGCTATTTTGATTCGGATAAAATCGAAATGGGAAAATCTCTTTTTCTGACCCATGTAACAAAAACTGCAATAACAGCAGACATGTTCAAAGTTCTTTCAGAAATTGACAGTGCAGAAAAATATCATGAGTTCAAGGGCGTTTACGTCGAAGCAAAATTAATTGAACTGATTGCCCTGGTTCTGCACGGAATCTTTTATAACAAAACTTCCATGATAGAAAGAAACAAAACTATAGCAGAAGGAAATCAGTCTGATATTGCTCAGATTGAAGCCCTGCACCACCGAATCCAATTTAATCCCGCAGATGATTACAAAGTTCCCCAGCTCGCAATAAATCTTTCCATGAGCGAAAGCAAACTTACTCGTCTTTTTCGTTCTCTATACGGAACATCAATTCATCAATATATACAAGACCAGCGTCTGGAAAATGCAGCCCGCCTTATTTCCAGTAAAGAAGTGAATGTTTCGGAAGCTGCCCTGCAGAGCGGTTACACCAATATGAGCTGGTTTTCAAAAGAATTTCAGAAAAAGTTTGGGCTTACCCCTAAAAAGTTTTCAATGCTTAAAAACGCAGTTACTGAAAACTGTTAA
- a CDS encoding ABC transporter ATP-binding protein, with product MLKSVAPYIGKYKKYTVIASVLTTLGIIANVAPYFFLYQLILPLTRHQLPDFHFVVVRVLLIFACLAFYAISYTTGLCFSHVSAYNTLKNIRISLKSKLENQPLGNIKEMGTGQIKRVFTDDIDQIELLLAHAIPEGIANLLVPLIVIIAMFIVDWRLALLTLAIIPVGVFAMSMMMKAGMIKMGAYYESAKKMNNTIIEYVNGMEAIKVFNKDGDSFRRFGDAVRGYRDFTLAWYKVCWPWMAVYNSTLPCLAFFTLPIGALLVLNGTIDLSQLLLVLCMSFSIGSSILRALSFGGKIPQLDYKIAELEKMMNGDAIKQGTHDFEGKNYDIEFKDVRFSYKKGEASSLAARVSEGNSVVSESERTTPSPRGEAPKTPEVLHGINLTLKHGTTTALIGESGSGKSTLAKLLVHFYDLDSGCIKIGGQDITDMSIEALNNQISYVAQEQFLFNTSLYENILIGRPDATREEVLDAARRAQCNEFLARFPKGIDTMAGDSGKQLSGGERQRISLARAILKNAPVIVLDEATAFMDPENEEKMNAAIAEIVKDKTVIVIAHRLSSIKNADKICVLKAGNVIAEGTHEELMKNCEEFQKLWAASTAAANWKI from the coding sequence ATGTTAAAATCTGTAGCGCCGTATATTGGAAAGTATAAAAAATATACGGTCATTGCGTCGGTGCTAACAACGCTTGGAATTATCGCCAACGTTGCACCTTATTTCTTTTTGTATCAGCTGATTCTTCCGCTTACAAGACATCAGCTGCCGGACTTTCATTTTGTTGTAGTCCGCGTTTTATTGATTTTTGCCTGCCTTGCTTTTTACGCAATCTCTTATACGACAGGCCTATGTTTTTCTCACGTGAGTGCTTATAACACGCTGAAAAATATCCGCATCTCACTAAAGTCAAAACTAGAAAATCAACCTTTGGGAAATATCAAGGAAATGGGAACCGGTCAGATTAAACGTGTTTTTACAGACGATATCGATCAAATTGAGCTTCTTCTGGCCCACGCCATTCCGGAGGGAATTGCAAATCTTTTAGTTCCCCTCATCGTGATAATCGCAATGTTTATAGTTGACTGGCGCCTTGCACTTTTGACCTTGGCAATTATTCCTGTCGGAGTTTTTGCGATGTCCATGATGATGAAGGCCGGAATGATAAAAATGGGAGCTTATTACGAGTCTGCAAAAAAGATGAACAACACAATCATCGAGTATGTAAACGGAATGGAGGCAATTAAAGTTTTCAACAAAGATGGAGATTCCTTCCGACGCTTTGGAGATGCAGTTCGCGGTTACCGTGATTTTACTCTCGCCTGGTATAAGGTTTGCTGGCCATGGATGGCAGTTTATAATTCCACCCTTCCTTGTCTGGCTTTTTTCACTTTGCCGATTGGAGCTCTTCTTGTTTTGAACGGTACTATTGATTTGAGCCAGCTGCTTTTAGTTTTGTGTATGTCCTTTTCGATTGGCTCTTCAATTCTTCGCGCCCTCAGCTTTGGCGGAAAGATTCCTCAGCTGGATTATAAAATTGCCGAGCTTGAAAAAATGATGAACGGCGACGCGATTAAGCAGGGCACTCACGACTTTGAAGGCAAGAATTATGATATTGAGTTTAAGGATGTGAGATTCAGTTATAAGAAGGGGGAAGCCTCATCCCTCGCGGCGCGAGTTTCCGAAGGAAACTCGGTAGTGAGCGAAAGCGAACGGACTACCCCTTCTCCTAGGGGCGAAGCCCCTAAGACCCCAGAGGTTCTTCACGGCATAAACCTCACCCTCAAACATGGCACAACCACCGCCCTCATCGGCGAATCGGGTAGCGGTAAATCAACCCTTGCAAAACTCCTTGTTCATTTTTACGACCTTGATTCAGGCTGCATAAAAATCGGCGGGCAGGACATTACCGACATGTCAATTGAAGCTCTGAACAATCAGATTTCTTATGTAGCTCAGGAACAGTTCCTTTTCAACACCAGTCTTTACGAAAATATTCTGATAGGCCGACCTGACGCAACCCGCGAAGAAGTCTTAGATGCCGCTCGTCGTGCCCAGTGCAATGAATTCCTTGCCCGCTTCCCAAAGGGAATCGACACAATGGCAGGAGACAGCGGTAAGCAGCTTTCCGGCGGAGAGAGACAGCGTATTTCACTTGCCCGTGCAATTTTGAAAAATGCACCGGTAATTGTATTAGACGAAGCTACCGCCTTTATGGACCCGGAAAATGAAGAAAAGATGAACGCCGCAATTGCAGAAATTGTCAAAGACAAAACAGTAATTGTAATTGCGCACAGACTTTCTTCAATCAAAAATGCAGACAAAATTTGTGTACTCAAAGCGGGCAATGTGATTGCCGAAGGTACACATGAAGAACTAATGAAGAACTGCGAAGAGTTCCAGAAGTTGTGGGCTGCAAGCACGGCTGCTGCAAACTGGAAGATCTAA